A genome region from Micromonospora peucetia includes the following:
- the sbnA gene encoding 2,3-diaminopropionate biosynthesis protein SbnA, which translates to MDQGILSTVGNTPLVRLDRLFPEFPARAYAKLEQFNPGGSIKDRAALNMLRGKIESGELAPGRSVVVESSSGNLAIGLAQICAYFGIRFICVVDPKTTRQNLAVLAAYQAEIDMIEHPDPVTGEYLAVRRRRVRELVETVPGAYRPDQYTNPLNAQAQRQTMAEIMTELDGRVDYLFCSTGTCGTLVGCADYLREGGHHTRIIAVDAVGSAIFGHPPAPRLIPGHGASVVPPLAASARPDEVLHVSDLDCVVGCRLLAVREAILAGGSSGATVAALRRRMADLPAGSTSVLIFPDNGDRYLDTIYSDRWVTEQFGEVSHLWKGDKC; encoded by the coding sequence ATGGATCAGGGAATTCTCTCCACGGTCGGCAATACGCCTCTGGTACGACTGGACCGGTTGTTTCCCGAGTTTCCCGCCCGGGCGTACGCGAAACTCGAACAGTTCAATCCGGGTGGGAGCATCAAGGACCGGGCGGCGCTGAACATGCTGCGCGGAAAGATCGAATCCGGTGAACTGGCGCCGGGACGTTCCGTGGTGGTGGAGTCCAGCTCCGGCAACCTCGCCATCGGCCTGGCCCAGATCTGCGCGTACTTCGGTATCCGGTTCATCTGCGTGGTGGACCCGAAGACGACCCGGCAGAACCTGGCGGTGCTTGCCGCGTACCAGGCCGAGATCGACATGATCGAGCACCCCGACCCGGTGACCGGCGAGTACCTCGCGGTCCGGCGGCGCCGGGTGCGCGAGCTGGTCGAGACGGTGCCCGGCGCCTACCGCCCGGACCAGTACACGAACCCGCTCAACGCCCAGGCCCAGCGGCAGACCATGGCCGAGATCATGACCGAACTGGACGGCCGGGTCGACTATCTGTTCTGCTCCACCGGCACCTGCGGCACCCTGGTCGGCTGCGCCGACTACCTGCGCGAGGGCGGACACCACACCCGGATCATCGCGGTCGACGCGGTCGGCAGCGCGATCTTCGGTCATCCGCCCGCCCCCCGGCTGATCCCCGGGCACGGCGCCTCGGTCGTGCCACCGCTGGCCGCCAGCGCCAGGCCGGACGAGGTGCTGCACGTGTCCGACCTGGACTGCGTGGTCGGGTGCCGGCTGCTGGCCGTCCGGGAGGCCATTCTCGCCGGCGGGTCGTCCGGGGCGACGGTGGCCGCGCTGCGCCGCCGGATGGCGGACCTTCCCGCCGGGAGCACCAGCGTCCTGATCTTCCCGGACAACGGCGACCGCTACCTCGACACCATCTACTCCGATCGCTGGGTGACCGAACAGTTCGGCGAGGTCAGCCACCTGTGGAAAGGCGACAAATGCTGA
- the sbnB gene encoding 2,3-diaminopropionate biosynthesis protein SbnB has protein sequence MLIIGHAVVRDVLDGDEARVIDIVRQAYLLHEQGRTSVPHSVFLRFPDNARNRIIGLPAYLGADPPAAGMKWISSFPANIERGLDRASAAIVLNSLDTGQPDAVIEGSVISAARTAAGAALAAQLLTADRRPDGLALIGCGLINQQVLRFLTVALAPPASLVLHDSDPRRAEAFATRAAALLPATTISVVGSAEEALAAHRLVSIATTASDPHLELTACQPESVVLHLSLRDLHPRAVLSARNVVDDPDHVCRERTSLHLAEQLTGGRDFIHTTIGRLAGGAALPSADVPGPVVVSPFGLGVLDIALAQHVRDTAARRGLGVRIDDFTPVPAAAVATAEPTREKP, from the coding sequence ATGCTGATCATCGGCCATGCCGTGGTCCGGGACGTGCTCGACGGCGACGAGGCGCGGGTCATCGACATCGTCCGACAGGCGTACCTCCTGCACGAGCAGGGCCGCACGAGTGTGCCCCACTCGGTCTTCCTGCGCTTCCCCGACAACGCCCGCAACCGGATCATCGGACTGCCCGCGTACCTGGGCGCCGACCCGCCGGCCGCGGGCATGAAGTGGATCTCCTCGTTCCCGGCGAACATCGAGCGGGGCCTGGACCGTGCCAGCGCCGCCATCGTGCTCAACTCGCTCGACACCGGTCAGCCCGACGCGGTGATCGAGGGGTCGGTCATTTCCGCCGCGAGGACCGCGGCCGGCGCGGCCCTCGCCGCGCAACTGCTGACCGCCGACCGTCGCCCCGACGGCCTGGCGCTGATCGGCTGTGGGCTGATCAACCAGCAGGTGCTGCGCTTCCTGACCGTGGCTCTGGCGCCGCCGGCCTCGCTCGTGCTGCACGACTCCGACCCGCGACGGGCCGAGGCGTTCGCCACCAGGGCGGCAGCCCTGCTGCCGGCCACGACGATCAGTGTGGTGGGCAGCGCCGAGGAGGCTCTGGCCGCCCACCGGCTGGTCTCGATCGCCACCACCGCCAGCGATCCGCACCTGGAGCTGACCGCCTGCCAGCCGGAGAGCGTGGTGCTGCACCTGTCGCTGCGCGACCTGCACCCCCGGGCGGTCCTGTCGGCTCGCAACGTCGTCGACGACCCCGACCACGTGTGCCGCGAGCGCACCTCGCTGCACCTCGCCGAACAGCTCACCGGCGGCCGGGACTTCATCCACACCACCATCGGCCGGCTGGCCGGCGGTGCGGCGCTGCCCTCCGCCGACGTTCCCGGCCCGGTGGTGGTCTCGCCGTTCGGGCTGGGCGTCCTGGACATCGCGCTGGCCCAACACGTCCGCGACACGGCGGCCCGGCGGGGCCTCGGCGTGCGGATCGACGACTTCACACCCGTACCGGCCGCCGCCGTGGCGACCGCGGAACCTACGAGGGAGAAACCATGA
- a CDS encoding MbtH family protein — translation MSDDDRSYLVVLNDEEQYSIWWSDRALPAGWRAEGTEGTREQCLSRINELWTDMRPKSLRLRMDGASV, via the coding sequence ATGAGCGACGACGACCGCAGCTACCTGGTGGTGCTCAACGACGAGGAGCAGTACTCGATCTGGTGGAGCGACCGGGCGCTGCCGGCCGGCTGGCGGGCCGAGGGCACCGAGGGCACCAGGGAGCAGTGCCTCAGCCGGATCAACGAGCTCTGGACCGACATGCGGCCGAAGAGCCTGCGCTTGCGGATGGACGGCGCGTCCGTCTGA
- a CDS encoding non-ribosomal peptide synthetase, which produces MSTPLSTLPAAGAGAVDPIVLPGLIARQAAATPDATAVLAGDVRVGYAELDRRANQLAQHLVGLGVGPESTVGVYLRRGVDLVVALLGVWRAGGAYLPLDPAHPVDRRRWIVADTGVDVVLTQADLLDDSLAGPSHVVCLDADRSRIAAGPDTAPPVRIDPDNAAYVIYTSGSTGRPKGVVVTHRAIGNRVAWTVRQHGLSAADRVLQKTAVSFDAAGWEFFAPLICGATVALAPDGAERDPAALVAAVIWSGATVLQGVPSVLQLVTEEPDWPRCTSLRLVFSAGEPLHAELCQRLAAVPGVRVWNTYGPTECAIDVTAQPVDLDQRTGAVPIGRPLENLRLQVLDANRRPVPIGVVGDLYVGGAGLGRGYVNRPDLTAERFVPDEYGPAGARLYRTGDQVRWRSDRSLEFVGRADDQLKINGVRIEPGEVEAALAAHPDVRRAVVVSFAEPAGRPRLAAYVSSRRPLTTVMLRSFLTDRLPDALVPAVFVPVAEFPLTTGGKVDRAALPPVETVDGSAYLAPRTDAERLVARLWQELLDVDRVGAHDDLFQLGGSSLVTIRLASRLAAESGVRIELRELLTASTVEAQAALLTGGAPATSPVVPTPRTGALPLSPAQRRLWLLDQLHPNSPEWVVPLYLRLPGSLTPDTVRSALTALEARHEALRTRYLTRDGEPQQRIAPPGPVDLTVRDAAEVPLVDLVDEQLGQGFDLRTGPLWRATLVTSAGADHLLLVALHHIASDATTAAVLERDLRELCAARAAGREPDLPELTVHYADYAAWQHRHLTDDRVERELGFWREQLAGVPELALPLDRPRPAERDPRGAHVEFEVPAELAEQLTALGRRCSATPFMTMLAGFATLLARYSGQWDVAVGAPTSGRRPLETEQIAGVFLNPVVVRCTLDPSAPFEDALRAVRSRTLTALAHQDLPFERVVNDLVDVRDLSRTPLYQVMLNAQEGGITGQSTDDGTLLDALRRAARIAKTDLTMHVWPRPDGTLAGSLEYATALFDERTVRRMADHFVRLLAAAVAEPRTPLDDLDLLAPAERHQLLHEVHGPTVPRPAATVCDLFEAQRHRTPDAVALRHGDLTTSYAALDNRANQFAQHLRRSGVSRGAVVAVLLDRGVDLVAAILGIWKAGAAVLPLDPSYPAERIGHMLATAGVELGVTQATHAPRFTVPTLHVDTHRLMICAGPGSRPDRDTDPLETAYVLFTSGSTGRPKGVALPHRAVSNFLACAVETEALGDRGARAGQGDGAPLFTTIAFDLSIPNLFSPLVSGQAVTLLPAALDVAELGGLLAKAGPFDRFIMTPPHLELLTEQLDDEQAGQLSGLIWTAGAALHRDLANRWLDRLGPGGLTNSYGPTETTVIMTAHPVDTPQTTDIVPIGRAMANTTVRVLDDTQRLLPVGVVGELYIGGDCLATGYAGRPDLTAEKFVPDPYGPPGSRLYRSGDLVRMRPDGVMDFVGRADDQVKIRGYRIELGEIRAVVEEHPGVDRCVVIVHEDRLVAFHRGEAPDLAAHCARLLPDYMTPSLLVPVSEIPLNTNGKVDRAALLDLLSRAVSTGVAGTEDALVAPRTVVEERLCAIWSDLLGVPVGVRHNFFAMGGHSVLAGRLAAGIQEEFDLDVSLRLVFEHPTVEAMAGAVEDLIRAEVDALSDAELTDDLRQTKEHQA; this is translated from the coding sequence ATGAGCACCCCTCTGTCCACCCTGCCGGCCGCCGGAGCGGGCGCGGTCGATCCGATCGTCCTACCCGGACTGATCGCCCGTCAGGCCGCGGCGACGCCCGACGCGACCGCGGTGCTCGCCGGCGACGTGCGGGTCGGCTACGCCGAACTCGACCGCCGCGCCAACCAGCTCGCCCAGCACCTGGTCGGGCTCGGTGTCGGACCGGAGTCGACGGTCGGCGTGTACCTGCGCCGGGGGGTCGACCTCGTGGTCGCCCTGCTCGGGGTGTGGCGGGCCGGCGGCGCGTACCTGCCGCTGGACCCGGCGCACCCGGTGGACCGGCGACGGTGGATCGTCGCGGACACCGGGGTGGACGTCGTGCTCACCCAGGCCGACCTGCTCGACGACAGCCTGGCCGGGCCGTCGCACGTGGTCTGCCTGGACGCCGACCGGTCCCGGATCGCGGCCGGGCCGGACACCGCGCCGCCGGTGCGGATCGACCCCGACAACGCCGCGTACGTCATCTACACCTCCGGTTCCACCGGCCGGCCGAAGGGCGTGGTCGTCACCCATCGGGCCATCGGGAACCGGGTGGCCTGGACGGTCCGGCAGCACGGCCTGTCGGCGGCGGACCGGGTGTTGCAGAAGACCGCGGTGAGCTTCGACGCCGCCGGCTGGGAGTTCTTCGCCCCGCTGATCTGCGGGGCGACGGTGGCGCTCGCGCCGGACGGCGCCGAACGCGATCCCGCCGCCCTGGTGGCGGCGGTCATCTGGTCCGGGGCGACCGTGCTCCAGGGCGTCCCGTCGGTGCTGCAGCTGGTGACGGAGGAGCCGGACTGGCCGCGGTGCACCTCGCTGCGGCTGGTCTTCTCCGCTGGCGAGCCGCTGCACGCCGAGCTGTGTCAGCGGCTGGCGGCGGTGCCCGGGGTGCGGGTGTGGAACACGTACGGCCCGACCGAGTGTGCCATCGACGTCACCGCCCAGCCGGTCGACCTCGACCAGCGCACCGGCGCGGTGCCGATCGGCCGGCCGCTGGAGAACCTCCGCCTCCAGGTGCTGGACGCGAACCGGCGACCGGTGCCGATCGGCGTGGTCGGCGATCTCTACGTAGGTGGGGCGGGGCTCGGCCGCGGGTACGTCAACCGGCCCGACCTGACCGCCGAACGGTTCGTGCCGGACGAGTACGGGCCGGCCGGCGCACGGCTCTACCGCACCGGTGACCAGGTCCGGTGGCGCTCCGACCGGAGCCTGGAGTTCGTCGGCCGCGCCGACGACCAACTCAAGATCAACGGAGTGCGGATCGAGCCGGGCGAGGTGGAGGCCGCGCTGGCCGCCCACCCCGACGTCCGGCGGGCGGTGGTCGTCAGCTTCGCCGAGCCCGCCGGCCGTCCCCGGCTGGCCGCGTACGTCTCCAGCCGGCGCCCGCTGACCACCGTGATGCTGCGCTCCTTCCTGACCGACCGGCTGCCCGACGCCCTGGTGCCGGCCGTGTTCGTCCCGGTGGCGGAGTTCCCGCTCACCACCGGCGGCAAGGTCGACCGGGCCGCGCTGCCGCCGGTCGAGACCGTCGACGGCTCGGCCTACCTGGCCCCGCGCACGGATGCCGAACGCCTGGTCGCCCGGCTCTGGCAGGAGCTGCTCGACGTCGACCGGGTGGGGGCGCACGACGACCTCTTCCAACTCGGCGGCTCGTCGCTGGTGACCATCAGGCTCGCCAGCCGCCTCGCCGCCGAGTCCGGCGTGCGGATCGAGCTCAGGGAACTGCTCACCGCGAGCACCGTCGAGGCGCAGGCCGCCCTGCTGACCGGCGGAGCCCCCGCGACGTCGCCGGTGGTCCCGACACCCCGGACCGGAGCACTGCCGCTCTCTCCGGCCCAGCGGCGGCTGTGGCTGCTGGACCAACTGCACCCGAACAGCCCCGAGTGGGTGGTGCCGCTCTACCTCCGCCTACCCGGCTCGCTGACGCCGGACACCGTACGGTCGGCGCTGACCGCGCTCGAAGCCCGGCACGAGGCGTTGCGTACCCGCTACCTGACCCGCGACGGCGAGCCGCAGCAGCGGATCGCCCCGCCCGGCCCGGTCGACCTCACGGTCCGCGACGCGGCCGAGGTCCCGCTCGTCGACCTCGTCGACGAGCAGCTCGGCCAGGGCTTCGACCTGCGCACCGGGCCGCTGTGGCGGGCCACCCTGGTCACCTCGGCCGGGGCGGACCACCTGCTGCTGGTGGCGCTGCACCACATCGCCTCCGACGCCACCACCGCCGCCGTCCTGGAGCGCGACCTGCGGGAACTCTGCGCGGCCCGCGCCGCCGGCCGGGAGCCCGACCTGCCGGAGCTGACGGTGCACTACGCCGACTACGCGGCCTGGCAGCACCGGCACCTCACCGACGACCGGGTCGAGCGGGAACTCGGCTTCTGGCGCGAGCAACTGGCCGGGGTGCCCGAGCTGGCCCTCCCGCTGGACCGGCCACGGCCGGCCGAACGCGATCCGCGCGGCGCGCACGTCGAGTTCGAGGTGCCGGCGGAGCTGGCGGAGCAGCTGACCGCACTGGGCCGGCGCTGCTCGGCGACCCCGTTCATGACCATGCTGGCGGGCTTCGCCACGCTGCTGGCCCGCTACAGCGGACAGTGGGACGTCGCGGTCGGCGCGCCCACCTCCGGGCGACGGCCACTGGAGACGGAACAGATCGCCGGGGTCTTCCTCAACCCCGTGGTGGTGCGCTGCACCCTGGACCCGTCCGCCCCCTTCGAGGATGCCCTGCGGGCGGTCCGGTCCCGCACCCTGACCGCCCTCGCCCACCAGGACCTGCCCTTCGAGCGGGTGGTCAACGACCTCGTCGACGTCCGGGACCTTTCCCGCACCCCGCTCTACCAGGTGATGCTCAACGCCCAGGAGGGCGGCATCACCGGCCAGTCAACCGACGACGGGACCCTGCTGGACGCCCTGCGCCGGGCGGCCCGGATCGCCAAGACCGACCTCACCATGCACGTCTGGCCCCGCCCGGACGGCACGCTGGCCGGCAGCCTGGAGTACGCCACCGCTCTCTTCGACGAGCGGACCGTCCGGCGGATGGCCGACCACTTCGTCCGGCTGCTCGCCGCGGCGGTGGCCGAGCCGCGGACCCCGCTCGACGACCTCGACCTGCTCGCGCCGGCCGAGCGCCACCAACTCCTGCACGAGGTCCACGGGCCGACCGTGCCCCGCCCCGCCGCGACCGTCTGCGACCTCTTCGAGGCCCAGCGGCACCGTACGCCGGACGCGGTCGCGCTGCGGCACGGCGACCTCACCACGAGCTACGCGGCGCTGGACAACCGGGCCAACCAGTTCGCCCAACACCTGCGGCGCTCCGGCGTGAGCCGGGGCGCGGTGGTGGCCGTGCTGCTGGACCGGGGCGTCGACCTGGTCGCGGCGATCCTCGGCATCTGGAAGGCGGGGGCGGCCGTGCTGCCGCTCGACCCGTCGTACCCCGCCGAGCGGATCGGGCACATGCTCGCCACCGCCGGCGTGGAGCTGGGCGTCACCCAGGCGACGCACGCCCCGCGGTTCACCGTGCCGACCCTGCACGTGGACACCCACCGGCTGATGATCTGCGCCGGCCCCGGCAGCCGGCCGGACCGGGACACCGACCCGCTGGAGACGGCTTACGTGCTGTTCACCTCCGGCTCGACCGGCCGCCCCAAGGGCGTGGCCCTGCCGCACCGCGCGGTGTCCAACTTCCTCGCCTGCGCCGTGGAGACCGAGGCCCTGGGCGACCGGGGCGCACGGGCCGGGCAGGGTGACGGCGCACCGCTGTTCACCACCATCGCCTTCGACCTGTCCATCCCCAACCTGTTCAGCCCGTTGGTCTCCGGCCAGGCGGTGACCCTGCTGCCCGCCGCCCTCGACGTCGCCGAGCTGGGCGGCCTGCTCGCCAAGGCCGGTCCGTTCGACCGGTTCATCATGACCCCGCCGCACCTGGAGCTGCTCACCGAGCAGCTCGACGACGAGCAGGCGGGCCAGCTCTCCGGTCTGATCTGGACAGCGGGGGCGGCGCTGCACAGGGACCTCGCCAACCGGTGGCTGGACCGGCTCGGGCCGGGCGGCCTCACCAACAGCTACGGGCCGACCGAGACCACCGTGATCATGACGGCCCACCCGGTCGACACGCCGCAGACCACCGACATCGTGCCGATCGGCCGCGCGATGGCCAACACCACCGTCCGGGTGCTCGACGACACGCAGCGCCTGCTGCCCGTCGGGGTCGTCGGTGAGCTGTACATCGGAGGAGACTGCCTGGCCACCGGCTACGCCGGTCGACCGGACCTCACCGCCGAGAAGTTCGTGCCCGACCCGTACGGGCCGCCGGGCAGCCGGCTGTACCGCAGCGGGGATCTGGTCCGGATGCGCCCGGACGGGGTGATGGACTTCGTCGGCCGGGCCGACGACCAGGTCAAGATTCGCGGCTACCGGATCGAACTCGGCGAGATCCGGGCGGTCGTCGAGGAGCACCCCGGGGTGGACCGGTGCGTGGTCATCGTCCACGAGGACCGGCTGGTCGCCTTCCACCGGGGCGAGGCGCCCGACCTGGCCGCCCACTGCGCCCGGCTGCTGCCCGACTACATGACGCCGAGCCTGCTCGTACCGGTGTCCGAGATCCCACTCAACACGAACGGCAAGGTGGACCGGGCGGCGCTGCTCGACCTGCTCTCCCGCGCCGTGTCGACGGGTGTCGCCGGCACCGAGGACGCCCTCGTCGCGCCGCGCACGGTCGTCGAGGAACGCCTCTGCGCGATCTGGAGCGATCTGCTGGGCGTGCCCGTCGGCGTGCGGCACAACTTCTTCGCCATGGGCGGGCACTCCGTGCTGGCGGGCCGGCTGGCCGCCGGCATACAGGAGGAGTTCGACCTCGACGTGTCGCTGCGGCTCGTCTTCGAGCACCCGACCGTCGAGGCGATGGCGGGTGCGGTGGAGGACCTCATCCGGGCCGAGGTGGACGCACTCTCCGACGCCGAGCTGACCGACGACCTGCGCCAGACCAAGGAGCACCAGGCATGA